aagaaGCGTACAAAGTAGGACGTCACTAAGAACAAAGAGAAAGCACGTCACAAAGCAAGGAGGTAGAAAATTgcagatgagagagagagagagggagggagaaggaaacgaagataaaaaagaaggaTTATTCCCTAACGGAGAAAGAACGGAAAGAAACATTCAGTCCATTGGGGTGAAGGCAGCCGAGGCGATAAATTAGTTGCTCTTCTCGTCTGGGCCATTATGACAGGTCGTCATTACACCGATCTTCAGGTGGTTAATGGTGTGCCCGGGCCGGTTGAAGTGCTGGGCCACTGGAAGTCCCGGTGTATTGAGCCTAACTGATCGGAGGTGTTCGGTTGCGCGGTCTGCTAGTCTCCGTTTCGTCTCACCTATGTAGATCTTGTGGCAGGCTGTACAAGTGATCGCGTAGACCACATTCTCAACGGTACAGGTGAACCGATCGCGAACAACCCAGGTGTATTTAGGACCTTTGATGTGTGCTGCCCTATCCACATGGTTACATGTGTTGCACCTTCTCCTTCCACAGGGTTGGGTACCGCATTCCAAATCTGCTTCTGACTGTGCCTGGACCTTCAACCCCGTGTGGAACAAAAGATCCCGTAGACTCCGGTCCTTCTTGTATGCTACGAGAGGAGGCTCTTTGAAGATTTCCTTGGTGGATGCATCTTCCTGTAAGATGTGTGTGTTGTCCATAGTGGTAGAAACGAGCTTTTGCGTTGATGGGTGATATGTCAACACTAGTGGTACTCTGTCGCTGTTACGTTGTCTCCTCGGTTCCAGGGCTTCTTGCCGGCTCAAGCTAGACACTTTTCTTGTCGCCTTCTTGACAACCTGTTCAGGGTAGCCACGCCGCTCAAAGAAACCGGCCATTTCATGCGATTTCTGTTGGAAGTCTTCATCATCACTGCAGAGACAGCGGAGTCTAGTGAGTTGGGAGAACGGTATTGAGCGTTTGTAGCTGGGTGGGTGAGATGATGAGTAGTTCAGATAGCAATGAGCATCAGTAGGCTTGAAGTGTACGCTTGTCTTTATTCGATCTCCTTCTAGGCTGAGTTCAATGTCCAGGAATGCGATCGAGTCAGCGGAAATTGCATGTGTGAATTTCAGTGAGTTATGGGAGTTGTTGAAGTGGTTGATCAGCTCATTCAGGTGTTCGAGGGAGCAGGATGCAACTCCGACGTAGTCGTCGGTGTACCTCTTTAGAAGCAGCGGTTTGGGGCCTTGGAAACTCCTTATAATTTGCTCCTCGATGAAGCCTATGAAAAGGCAGGCGTACGAAGGGCCCATTTTAGTTCCCATGGCAACTCCCTTCTTCTGATGGTAGAAATTTCCATTGAACTGGAAGGTGGAAAGTCCCAGCACTAGCTCCGCAAGACGCAGGATGGTGGTGTCATCTGCCCGGTCAGGAGACGGGAACTTCTGCAAGAAATGCTGTATTGCCTGTAGGCCCTCCTTCTGAGGGATAATAGTGTAGAGAGAAGAAACATCCATGGTAAACAGATATTGGGGGCCTTGTGCTGAGAGCTTCAGAGTTTCAAAGATACGGAGGGCGTCCGAAGAGTCCTTCACGTATGTATCCAGCTGTGCAACAAGAGGGGAGAGTATGCCATCTAGGTACTGGCTTATCAGCTCCGTCGGGCATCCTATGGTAGAAACTATTGGTCTGCCGGGGTTTCCCTCTTTGTGAATTTTAGGAAGAAGGTAGAAGGTTGAAACGCGAGGGGACTTTTGACAAAGGTTCGATGCCGATGATGGGAGAGCGTTACTCCTGATAAGATCAGTAACTGTGTCTTTAACGATCTGGTTATGATCGCTTGTTGGATCCCTGTCTACCTTTTCATAGAAAGTTGGATTGTTTAGTTGACGCTCAGCCTCGGCGATGTATAAGTCACGTCGCCATACGACGACGGCTCCTCCTTTGTCGGCCGGTTTTATGATGTAGTTGGTGTTCTTCCTCAGGGACTTGAGCgctttctcttccttctcagTAATGTTGGATCGAGACTGAGTACAGGATGAGTGTACGTTGTTGACATCCATCCTACGCCATTACGAGAAGAAAACACCGGACGATCCCAGGTACGGTTGTGGTGTAGATTTATTACCGCAGCCAAGACGCTTAACACAATTGCCCACCGGAGGGCGTTAGCATTataaacaacaatgataataacattaacaacaaacaaacatgctggcgtgacttcttcttttctcctttcCTTACAAAGCTCAATACAATACTTCTCTCTGAAGATCCAATTCGGCATGTCAAACAAGATTCTAAGTAATTCTTGGCAACATGTCTACTGCACTGTATAAACAACATCAGTTTATACCTCCAATAAGATGGAGCAAAATATCCTACTCAAACACAAAGAGAGGAAGCTTTATTTATAACATCAACTGACCCTTATAAGCTAATAAATCATCACAATTGAGTAACACTTATAACACATCATCTCTTTTGGCACTGTCAGCTTGATGTTACACATCAACTATCAAAGTCTGTCAAACTGCTGAGCAAGTCAAAAACCAGCTTgtaacaacgaaaaaaaaaggaacctatatacatacataagtcATGACATTCCCAAACAGGTATTACGAAAGGTCAAACAACAAATAACTTACATATCTACTTATCCTGCAAATATGCAAACATTACAATACTTTTATGCCCTTTTACATAACACATGAGCACTAAGATAAATCATTTTAAATTTGTAACAATCACTACAAACTCTCTTAAACttttgtatcaaaattaatgtttacTGTACCACTACCATcatttaacatacatgtacataccatcTTCACCACCTTCTCTCTTCAATTCCTTTATGAGAGTGTTAGATAATCGAGACAGAAAAACATAACTACCGCCAGAAGATGTGTTCTTCCATCCCTATAAAAGTATCTAACGCTTTAAATCATAGTACGTAGAGACTAAAATCTCCATTGacacacatgtacagtagtGAAATCAAACACAGTATACTTAAAATCCATCATTTTgtagtttacaaaaataaacatgatacaCGTATGCATGGAAAGAATACACGAAGCTATGACATATGCATGCACTTCATATTACCCATAATACACATCAAAATCACTTCATTAAGCAATTATACACAGACAGCTCCCTGCATAAATAATACAATACTTATGCATATAAAAATTTGCAATAACTACTTTATACTTCTACTACAGAATGGTATACTCTTAGTAAAAACACAGAGTCACACGTGGGAATGCTGGACAAGCATAAACACAGGGTCTATAACTATACTCATATATCAAACCAAATAATGGGTAACTTTAGGCAcaacagaaaaactgtgttagggagatatcttcgtcgcgacgatatgagacaaaagaacgtcgccaatcgtccccgacgatccaaattttgggcctcatgtgctcattactgcgctctttttggctcattataaatatcaacaaaagatggttccgacgagtcggaacgaagtcgtctcttttcgtcgcgactaatcaattaaggaggtcttttgtcgatcggcgaagcgtttcagtgattgttcaaacgtcgcacatcgtccccgacgactgcgtattcaacttgactaaccgttttgtaaaggttttggtgatggtttcgcgtcgctcatcgtcccgacgattgaccattgaatttaaatcaccgttccgtggcgagtttgttaatccataattgttcaaacgtcgcacttATCGTCTCGACGATTGtccattcaacttgaatcactgGTCAGAGACGCGTTTAGTAATTGTTAAAGCGTCGCGCATCGTCCCTAGGCTTGCCCATTGAACCTAAATCACCgtttggtatgagtttgaatcgtcgcacatcgtcccgacgattgctcATTCAATAATAGAAATTGCTTGAAGCtgaggtgtttattttttctaacatcgcgagtggtcccgacgattgcccattgaattgaaattgtcgtTCAATGATTGCCACCAGGGTAATTCATCTTCTATGAAGCCTTGCTCTTATGTTTGCCATACTTGTCTGtaaacattacaaaaacatCGTAACGAGATCCGATGGCTGTCAGACTCCCGAAATtcttgaatgaatcatgaaaaaaaaaaaaaccgtgatgaacgtacattattatctttccacaagtccagagcttgaaagaaaacatccggcatttattttatcgtacggagttgaatatcattgttattcatttccgaacgtcaaagcaaatttccgacacttatattaacatctttcagagctgaatgttattgctattcaCTTTCGAACGCATAAGCACATATCTAGCATTTagatcatcgtacggagttgtatatcattagtagtcatttccgaacgtcaaagcaaacatgcgatatttatttaatcaccgtactgagtcgaatattactgttattcatttccgaacgcaaaatcgaatttctgacattaattttagcaccgtacggagtcgaatattaccgttattcatttccaaaaataaaaacaacatctgacatttattttagcatcttatacggagtcgactgttaccgctgtccatttccaaaagtaaaggcaaacatccgacttttttggtggcccgacgtgcgtttttggtggccccggtccaccgagccaccgttagtgtcgagccctggtgtaTACCTCACTAACCTCAGCTTGTTGGGGAAACTTATACTGCCATACGAGGGGAGATGCTTTCATCTCTTCTAGAGAGCTTCCctatgagcgaatgaaaatctttgtttggcattttcatttctatactcCATAATCATTCGTTGTTTCCAAACATTGTCATGATGTCggtatttcaatatcataatatttttcttaatgtattccattttcattccttgACCAAAGTCAGTAAGTCCGCCACAAGTACGGTAATCGCTACGTTTCGCGCAGTGCAATATGTACCGAAGTGCGAAACACGTGGTTATCAAGTTCAATGAAACGCGCCGTCCATGCGTGCCTCTTGTTTGGTTTCGTAGCAGCTCCATGGTTACGGCAAAGACAATAAACGGAGGAGGAACTCCGTATAGTGTTTTTCGtttacagtaaacagtttacattcgatacaaATAAATTAATAGTCACGTCTTTTACTGTATGATGATCGCCAAGTCGGGAAGAAGTATCTAGAGGAACTTCTCAGTTGATATGTCCGTTatgttcattctaattttcacacGCAGTGGTACGCAGATTTTATGAGTGTGAGATCGAAAGAAGTTTCAATATAAATGTTGCCATGATATTATGTATGCCTACTGTTGTGTAATTGGGTAGGTATAGCTCTTACACTATAAACTTCAGCTTGTTGCAGCGACATCTAGGAAAGCGATATTTTCTTCGGCATTCGGGACcttttttatattatcattatttttttttttgacacgtgATTCGATTGTAAGTATGAAGCGACGAATAaccccttttgttttgttttagtgttaacattaatgtgtaatacaccaataCTGTTCAACGTGTGTTTTTTTCACTGTTAAAGAAGCCAAGATAAGGCGACATTTTAATATAATTATGCCGTTCGGTCGGTTTACAGACTGCTTATAACCTGAAATAGTTGCAGtgcgcgcatttttttttttttttgccacctgTTTTCGAAGAAATTTACACTAGAAAGGTTGTcagctttttttcttctgccattATTTCCTCTGATATGATTTGTCGTGGCCATTAAGTTAGTTTCAACTTAAAAGATACGTGTCACGTAGGTCTATTGGTTGCCAGCACGCATTTATCTGACTTGTTGTGCGGTtaagtctgttgttgttgttgttgttgttgttgttgttgttgttgttgttgttgttgttgttgttgttgtttttatcattcatgGGAGGGGGCAAACAAGAGTGAGAAATGAGGGAGAGGTGAAATCAGAACAAGGAAACATCTGTTCATTTAGCTGTCACTTATGCCAGCAGTAGTAATTGTCATCACCATTGCTATTCAGATCAGTTTTAGTCATATCCTATAACATTCAATACAcgactatcatcatcatgacatgagagagagagagagagagagagagagagaggaaaaaaccgCCACCCGTTCAAGGCCGTATACAAAGCAAACGAATTGCAAAGTAGAtcaaccggggggggggggggggggcgtttcatcaacgagttcgtcggaggttttcaccgacaaatttgctatcagccaatcagacgcaaggatttcagtagcttttaacagttgtcagtgtaaatcactgacaaaaagtttcatgaaacggtccccaggaAGGTGAATTCATGGTACAATATTCCGTATGGCATACCAGCAATACAAACAGACACGTTACTGCAAAATGAATGATAGAACACAGCAAACGAGCAGGCTAGAATCAAACCTCCTTTTGTAGGAAAGTCCAACAAAAGTCTTACAACATACCTGTAATAGGGGGTTCCGCCCCACGTACACAAATTAGCATGTTACAGAACTcaatttttgttaccctttGGCAAATTCCAGTCTTTTGCAcatgtggacacacacacacacacacacacac
Above is a window of Diadema setosum chromosome 4, eeDiaSeto1, whole genome shotgun sequence DNA encoding:
- the LOC140227413 gene encoding uncharacterized protein; this translates as MDVNNVHSSCTQSRSNITEKEEKALKSLRKNTNYIIKPADKGGAVVVWRRDLYIAEAERQLNNPTFYEKVDRDPTSDHNQIVKDTVTDLIRSNALPSSASNLCQKSPRVSTFYLLPKIHKEGNPGRPIVSTIGCPTELISQYLDGILSPLVAQLDTYVKDSSDALRIFETLKLSAQGPQYLFTMDVSSLYTIIPQKEGLQAIQHFLQKFPSPDRADDTTILRLAELVLGLSTFQFNGNFYHQKKGVAMGTKMGPSYACLFIGFIEEQIIRSFQGPKPLLLKRYTDDYVGVASCSLEHLNELINHFNNSHNSLKFTHAISADSIAFLDIELSLEGDRIKTSVHFKPTDAHCYLNYSSSHPPSYKRSIPFSQLTRLRCLCSDDEDFQQKSHEMAGFFERRGYPEQVVKKATRKVSSLSRQEALEPRRQRNSDRVPLVLTYHPSTQKLVSTTMDNTHILQEDASTKEIFKEPPLVAYKKDRSLRDLLFHTGLKVQAQSEADLECGTQPCGRRRCNTCNHVDRAAHIKGPKYTWVVRDRFTCTVENVVYAITCTACHKIYIGETKRRLADRATEHLRSVRLNTPGLPVAQHFNRPGHTINHLKIGVMTTCHNGPDEKSN